One region of Abyssisolibacter fermentans genomic DNA includes:
- a CDS encoding MFS transporter, protein MKSKLLINKNFALIWFGKLVSKTGDKFHSIALAWWILQKSESPLIMGIVLIASALPGFLFGPIAGVYVDIKNRKNIIVLTDTLRGALILILAYLEFFDSLQLWHIVSISIAISLLSSFFDPAINAMVPEFVDEEQLPKANALNQMINGISTIIGPIIGASVVGYIGFFGAFLINGVSFILSAFFELFISGKAPIKNQQEEIVKSMTSISIGIKEGFEFLLERKKILIIIFVIAVVHFAVGSFVVIMPFLAESISNGSVYNLGYLEGSLGFGMIIGSIVLNIKHIKNKKDQLLFIVVAFLGVLYFSIGGLKLLDINTLVFYLIVISLMGIAIANASTFWQLLLQTNTPKEMSGRVFSLASMMGNISMPIAYGIIGIVLEWIDFSTFLIILGGSFTLFGIILMVFYKKMSIERV, encoded by the coding sequence ATGAAAAGTAAATTACTTATTAACAAGAATTTTGCACTTATTTGGTTTGGAAAACTGGTATCAAAGACGGGCGATAAATTTCATAGTATTGCATTAGCATGGTGGATTTTACAAAAAAGCGAATCTCCCCTTATAATGGGGATTGTGCTCATTGCTTCTGCTTTACCAGGATTTTTGTTTGGTCCTATCGCTGGTGTATACGTTGATATAAAGAATCGAAAAAACATTATAGTGCTAACAGATACGTTAAGGGGGGCATTGATACTAATACTTGCATATCTGGAATTCTTTGATTCACTTCAATTATGGCATATAGTGAGTATATCTATAGCTATATCTTTGTTGTCTTCATTTTTTGACCCTGCCATAAATGCAATGGTACCTGAATTTGTAGATGAAGAACAGTTGCCTAAAGCAAATGCTTTAAATCAAATGATTAATGGCATAAGCACTATTATTGGTCCAATAATTGGGGCTAGTGTTGTTGGTTATATTGGATTTTTTGGTGCGTTTTTGATAAATGGAGTATCATTTATTTTATCTGCTTTCTTTGAACTATTCATTTCAGGTAAAGCTCCTATAAAGAATCAACAAGAAGAAATTGTTAAATCTATGACAAGCATTAGCATAGGGATAAAAGAAGGTTTTGAATTTTTGTTAGAGAGGAAGAAGATTCTGATTATTATTTTTGTAATTGCTGTTGTTCACTTTGCAGTAGGAAGTTTTGTTGTTATTATGCCATTTCTTGCTGAGTCTATATCAAATGGGAGTGTATATAACTTAGGTTATTTAGAAGGTTCTCTGGGTTTTGGAATGATAATAGGGTCAATAGTTTTGAATATTAAACATATTAAGAACAAAAAAGACCAATTATTGTTTATTGTTGTTGCTTTTTTAGGAGTACTATATTTTAGTATTGGGGGGCTTAAATTACTTGATATTAATACGTTGGTATTCTATTTAATTGTAATAAGCCTGATGGGAATAGCTATTGCAAATGCTTCAACATTTTGGCAGCTTCTACTTCAAACAAATACCCCTAAAGAAATGTCGGGAAGAGTGTTTAGTCTTGCTTCTATGATGGGTAATATTTCAATGCCAATTGCTTATGGTATTATTGGTATTGTTTTGGAGTGGATAGATTTTTCTACTTTTTTAATCATACTTGGAGGTAGTTTTACTTTGTTTGGTATTATACTAATGGTGTTTTATAAAAAAATGTCAATTGAAAGAGTATAG
- a CDS encoding ArsR/SmtB family transcription factor: protein MKDKDIDINLMEKKADILKAIGHPIRLCIIKGLVENEGCNVSYMQNCLNAPQSTVSQHISKLKAAGIIKGKRNGVEINYYVVNEEVKKIIEIMF from the coding sequence ATGAAGGATAAAGATATAGATATTAATCTTATGGAAAAGAAAGCAGATATTTTGAAGGCTATAGGACATCCTATAAGGCTATGCATAATTAAAGGATTAGTTGAAAATGAAGGGTGCAATGTATCTTATATGCAAAATTGTTTAAATGCACCTCAATCAACTGTATCTCAGCATATATCTAAGCTTAAAGCAGCAGGGATTATAAAAGGAAAGAGAAATGGTGTAGAGATAAATTATTACGTTGTAAATGAAGAAGTAAAGAAAATTATAGAAATTATGTTCTAA
- a CDS encoding spore coat associated protein CotJA codes for MDNYDFKPYEYKLARAYVPFQKLDKIYSPKQALCKGTLFPELYMPYKLK; via the coding sequence TTGGATAATTATGACTTTAAGCCTTACGAGTATAAGCTTGCACGTGCATATGTTCCATTTCAAAAATTAGATAAAATATATTCTCCTAAGCAAGCACTATGCAAGGGTACTCTCTTTCCAGAGTTATATATGCCTTATAAATTAAAATAG
- a CDS encoding HelD family protein produces the protein MELSNNEWKFEEERLERIKCIIKNQLIDSEKRRKKAFNQGLELGRNFWDNEVTVPENLKDLNAIVDITQNIQMVKNEKQKVEIASKNIRKLKLLQKNIYFGRIDFKECGIDDMESIYIGVGTLIDDMDILIYDWRSPICGMFYEYELGKAEYECADGLIKGDINLKRQYDISNGKIKYMFNTDIKIADDDILMECLSNNCDENMRTIIKSIQKEQNRVIRNKNEDILIVQGPAGSGKTSIALHRAAYVLYKYHNRGLKSDNIVIFSPNDVFNDYISEVIPELGEDKISQRTFIEYAIDSLRTGLMIEDGYNQMEEILSGGASEIYKYKKESIMFKGTLKFQRIIRRYIISLEETTEEFEDIKFNEWIIITAKELNDLYHKTYGKWPIKLRYKEIIKDIECRLEQNNIKELRYKQIEKELEENIQYYYEEDLIKDVLNKEIISFRNHIKNLLSINEMQVYRELVRDKELFKKLASGIELPVNIEEILRSTLQNLNNNKIIFEDITPMLYIKHLLGDIRNMAHIKYVIIDEAQDYSPFQYKLFKELFPKAGFTILGDVNQSINPYVNTVNYNIIANIFHTRNCKIIELHKSYRSTIEISDFTKAIINNKKILNVLRHGEKPRLIDAIDYKDRIMKIKIEIESMLESGLCSIAVICKTASTAFRAYNDFIEIDNQNVNLIRKEDENFKSGINIVPSYLAKGLEFDGVIIFDGDKNVYDREEEKLLFYTVCTRALHRLSIYYKGKPNKFIEHIDEELFVKG, from the coding sequence ATGGAGTTATCTAATAATGAATGGAAATTTGAAGAGGAAAGACTTGAGAGAATAAAGTGCATAATCAAAAACCAATTAATTGATTCAGAGAAGAGAAGAAAGAAAGCATTCAATCAAGGCTTGGAATTAGGACGCAATTTTTGGGATAATGAAGTAACAGTTCCGGAAAATTTAAAGGATTTAAATGCTATTGTAGATATAACACAGAACATTCAAATGGTGAAAAATGAAAAGCAAAAAGTTGAGATAGCAAGTAAGAATATTAGAAAATTAAAACTTCTTCAAAAAAACATTTATTTTGGAAGAATTGACTTTAAAGAATGTGGGATAGATGATATGGAATCTATCTATATAGGGGTAGGTACATTAATAGATGATATGGATATATTAATCTATGATTGGCGTTCTCCAATTTGCGGAATGTTCTATGAATATGAGCTAGGAAAGGCCGAGTATGAATGTGCAGACGGACTGATAAAAGGTGATATTAATCTAAAAAGACAGTACGATATAAGCAATGGAAAGATAAAGTATATGTTTAATACTGATATTAAGATAGCAGATGATGATATACTTATGGAATGTTTAAGTAATAATTGCGATGAGAATATGAGAACAATCATTAAATCAATTCAAAAGGAACAAAATAGGGTGATAAGAAATAAAAATGAGGATATTCTTATTGTACAGGGACCCGCAGGAAGTGGAAAAACTTCTATAGCTCTTCATAGAGCTGCTTATGTGCTGTATAAATATCATAACAGAGGACTTAAGTCTGATAATATAGTAATCTTTTCTCCTAATGATGTATTTAACGATTATATATCTGAAGTGATTCCAGAACTTGGAGAGGATAAAATATCTCAAAGAACCTTTATTGAGTATGCCATAGATTCATTAAGAACAGGATTAATGATAGAAGATGGGTATAATCAGATGGAAGAAATTCTTTCAGGAGGGGCAAGTGAAATTTATAAATATAAAAAAGAAAGTATTATGTTTAAAGGAACATTGAAATTCCAGAGAATAATCAGAAGATATATTATATCTCTCGAAGAGACTACTGAAGAATTTGAAGATATTAAATTCAATGAATGGATAATTATTACAGCAAAAGAACTGAATGATCTTTATCATAAGACATATGGAAAATGGCCTATTAAGCTTAGATATAAAGAGATTATAAAGGATATAGAATGTAGGTTAGAACAGAATAATATTAAAGAATTAAGGTATAAACAGATTGAAAAAGAATTAGAAGAGAACATTCAATACTATTACGAAGAGGATTTAATAAAAGATGTATTAAATAAAGAAATAATTAGTTTTAGAAATCATATTAAAAATCTATTATCAATTAATGAAATGCAAGTTTATAGAGAACTTGTAAGAGATAAAGAGTTGTTTAAGAAGTTAGCAAGTGGAATTGAACTTCCAGTTAATATTGAAGAGATATTAAGGAGTACTTTACAAAATCTCAATAATAACAAAATTATATTTGAAGATATAACACCTATGTTATATATAAAACATTTACTTGGTGATATAAGAAATATGGCACATATAAAGTATGTTATCATTGATGAAGCTCAGGATTATTCTCCTTTTCAATATAAGTTATTTAAAGAATTATTTCCTAAAGCAGGATTCACTATATTAGGGGATGTTAACCAATCTATTAATCCTTATGTCAACACAGTAAATTATAATATTATAGCAAATATTTTTCATACTAGAAATTGTAAAATAATAGAATTACACAAGAGTTATCGTTCTACAATAGAAATATCAGACTTCACAAAAGCAATAATTAATAATAAAAAGATTCTTAATGTTTTGAGACATGGGGAAAAACCAAGATTAATAGACGCAATTGATTATAAGGACAGAATCATGAAAATTAAAATCGAGATTGAATCTATGTTGGAAAGTGGATTATGTTCCATAGCAGTAATATGCAAAACAGCTTCAACTGCTTTTAGGGCATACAATGATTTTATAGAAATAGATAATCAGAATGTAAACCTAATTAGAAAAGAGGATGAGAATTTTAAGAGTGGAATTAATATTGTCCCTTCATATCTTGCTAAAGGACTTGAATTTGACGGAGTAATAATCTTTGATGGGGATAAAAATGTCTATGATAGAGAAGAGGAAAAATTGTTGTTTTACACAGTTTGCACAAGGGCATTACATAGGTTAAGTATTTATTATAAAGGAAAACCTAATAAATTTATTGAGCATATTGATGAGGAGTTATTTGTAAAAGGATAG
- a CDS encoding DUF5317 family protein, whose amino-acid sequence MIAESVIISLVAGKLRKGKIFKIFDSKIKGWYLFIIAVILEFSSMYIYNENIYDLGAYINDYFMFIQGAVYMLVLVGLILNFRYKSLIIVFLGTVLNLLVMLINGGKIPVSIEALKYANLAGKIKLLQGGKILTQTISSEITKLAFLGDIIPIPYPNVMAKVISIGDIIIAIGIFVLIQKIMVNKNAFGNNCNMIEFDYLIK is encoded by the coding sequence ATGATTGCTGAATCAGTTATAATTTCATTAGTAGCAGGTAAACTTAGAAAGGGTAAAATATTTAAAATATTTGACAGTAAAATTAAAGGATGGTATTTGTTTATTATTGCAGTGATTTTAGAATTTAGCTCTATGTATATTTATAATGAGAATATATATGATTTAGGAGCTTATATAAATGATTATTTCATGTTTATTCAAGGTGCTGTATACATGTTGGTTTTGGTAGGACTAATTTTGAATTTTAGGTATAAATCCTTGATTATAGTATTTTTAGGCACAGTATTAAATTTATTAGTTATGTTAATAAATGGTGGAAAAATACCAGTATCAATAGAAGCGTTAAAATATGCAAACTTAGCGGGTAAAATTAAACTATTACAAGGTGGAAAAATTTTAACGCAAACAATTTCATCAGAAATAACAAAGCTAGCATTTTTAGGTGATATTATACCAATACCTTATCCTAATGTGATGGCTAAGGTTATAAGTATTGGTGATATTATTATAGCTATTGGTATTTTTGTATTAATACAAAAAATCATGGTAAATAAAAATGCTTTTGGTAATAATTGCAATATGATAGAATTTGATTATTTAATCAAATAA
- a CDS encoding ABC transporter ATP-binding protein, whose protein sequence is MIHTKNLIKVYRVPKKNKRKTLKNFLFPSHEDKIAVDNISFDIEKGEIVGFVGLNGAGKTTTIKMLSGILTPTSGQITANGYIPYKSRNKLSMDIAVIMGQKSVMFYDIPAIESFKFYKDVYSISSNDYKERMELFIEKLDLNSILNIPVRKLSLGQRMRCEIAVSLLHNPKILFLDEPTIGLDIIAKQKILDFFMYLNKNFDTTIFLTTHDIGDIDKICERIMIIDKGIIRYDGAVKELENRDKYKIVEIMHEKDINVNEILDGIQNQILESQRYKTTIKVDKQEVGNVVNNLINNDKIVDFNINTLSLERVLQDIYINDQGESS, encoded by the coding sequence ATGATACATACAAAAAATCTAATAAAAGTGTATAGAGTACCAAAAAAGAATAAAAGAAAGACGTTAAAAAATTTTTTATTTCCATCTCATGAAGACAAGATAGCAGTAGATAATATAAGCTTTGATATAGAAAAAGGTGAAATAGTTGGTTTTGTAGGATTAAATGGAGCAGGTAAAACAACAACCATTAAGATGCTGTCTGGAATATTGACACCAACATCTGGACAGATAACTGCAAATGGATATATACCATACAAGAGTAGAAATAAGTTGTCTATGGATATTGCTGTAATAATGGGTCAAAAGTCAGTAATGTTTTATGACATACCAGCTATTGAGTCTTTTAAATTCTACAAAGATGTTTATTCAATATCAAGCAATGATTACAAAGAAAGAATGGAATTATTTATAGAAAAATTAGATTTAAATAGTATACTAAATATCCCTGTTAGAAAGCTGTCACTTGGACAGAGAATGAGATGTGAGATTGCTGTATCATTATTACATAATCCAAAGATATTATTTTTGGACGAGCCTACTATTGGACTTGATATAATAGCCAAGCAGAAGATACTGGATTTTTTTATGTATTTAAATAAGAACTTTGATACTACTATATTTCTAACTACACATGATATAGGTGATATTGATAAAATTTGCGAGCGTATAATGATTATTGATAAGGGTATTATCAGGTATGATGGAGCGGTAAAAGAACTTGAAAATAGAGATAAATACAAGATAGTTGAAATTATGCATGAAAAAGATATCAATGTAAATGAAATATTAGATGGTATACAAAATCAAATTTTAGAATCTCAGAGATACAAAACTACTATAAAAGTGGATAAGCAGGAAGTAGGAAATGTTGTTAACAATTTAATTAATAATGATAAGATTGTTGATTTTAATATAAATACATTGAGTTTGGAAAGAGTACTACAAGATATATATATAAACGATCAAGGAGAATCGTCATGA
- a CDS encoding ABC transporter permease has translation MKKYICILRIELCRIKEYVLNFIGQIMYLPLKLLILYLIWKFVYASTNTIKNYTFEDIITYYFLLNILETAIMPVGITAYQVFTDINTGKLNMYLTKPICYPLYQFCTKIGYFFWGIISGFIFLYLSKIIVEIKLTVSIANFALAFLNVFLGLVIMYCLFFIVGELTFWVKNIMTLRDNLWNVIKLLSGQILPIAFFPKIIGDLSGWLPFQYIYYVPISIFQGRYAGMQALKHLRFQAIWVGILLVIMTVLWVVGVRKYESQGG, from the coding sequence ATGAAAAAATATATTTGTATTTTGAGAATTGAGCTATGCAGAATAAAAGAATATGTTTTAAATTTTATAGGGCAAATTATGTACTTACCATTAAAGTTATTAATATTATATCTAATATGGAAATTTGTTTATGCAAGTACAAATACAATAAAGAATTACACTTTTGAAGACATTATCACATATTATTTCTTACTGAATATACTTGAAACTGCAATAATGCCTGTAGGGATAACTGCTTATCAAGTATTTACTGATATCAATACAGGTAAGTTGAACATGTATTTGACAAAGCCAATTTGTTATCCACTGTATCAATTTTGTACTAAGATAGGGTACTTTTTTTGGGGAATAATATCAGGATTTATTTTCTTGTATTTGAGTAAAATTATTGTTGAAATCAAACTAACAGTAAGTATTGCTAATTTTGCATTAGCATTTTTAAATGTTTTTCTAGGATTAGTAATAATGTATTGCTTATTTTTCATAGTAGGTGAATTAACATTTTGGGTAAAAAATATAATGACACTCAGAGATAATTTATGGAATGTTATAAAATTATTATCAGGGCAAATATTACCGATAGCATTCTTTCCTAAAATCATAGGTGATCTATCAGGATGGTTACCTTTTCAATATATCTATTATGTACCTATATCAATATTTCAAGGGAGATATGCAGGAATGCAGGCACTCAAGCATCTAAGATTTCAGGCTATTTGGGTAGGCATACTTTTGGTTATTATGACAGTTTTGTGGGTTGTAGGAGTAAGAAAGTATGAATCACAAGGAGGATGA
- a CDS encoding ATP-binding cassette domain-containing protein: MSFDIEKHEIVGFVGLNGAGKTTTIKMLSEILTPTSGQITTNGYIPYKSRNKLSMYIAVSLLHNPKIRVSEVFNYIMY, translated from the coding sequence ATAAGCTTTGATATAGAAAAACATGAAATAGTTGGTTTTGTAGGATTAAATGGAGCAGGTAAAACAACAACCATTAAAATGTTGTCGGAGATATTGACACCAACATCTGGACAGATAACTACAAATGGATATATACCATACAAGAGTAGAAATAAGTTGTCTATGTATATTGCTGTATCATTATTACATAATCCAAAGATAAGAGTGTCAGAGGTTTTTAATTATATCATGTACTAA
- a CDS encoding ABC transporter permease — protein sequence MISKYMKLVRRFIIISWQEIYVFKFELSMVLLHLIFNTGFVFLFWYSLLSNIKELGGWNFSQLAMFSAITLFGESLGGLFFGFRDLPSKIVAGSLDKYLSRPINTLFAVLFESVSIVYFIQQFLVSLILIVIVAINSAISIKVSNIALSIIVMLIGVLIYNFIYGIITFTAFWFGKIEVFRGLILGLAESKQYPLNIFPNKMKIVLTYIVPIAFISYYPAVILLGKMSVNFMFFVKLFIFYFITFGLFIKIWRLGIKRYESNGG from the coding sequence ATGATAAGCAAATATATGAAATTAGTGAGAAGATTTATTATAATTTCTTGGCAAGAAATATATGTTTTTAAATTTGAGCTTTCGATGGTGCTGCTGCATTTAATATTTAATACGGGTTTTGTATTTTTATTTTGGTATTCACTGCTTAGCAATATAAAAGAGCTTGGGGGTTGGAATTTTTCACAATTAGCTATGTTTAGTGCAATTACATTATTTGGTGAAAGTTTAGGAGGATTATTTTTTGGATTTAGAGATTTGCCAAGTAAAATAGTAGCAGGAAGCCTAGATAAATATTTAAGCAGACCGATAAACACATTGTTTGCAGTATTGTTTGAAAGTGTTTCAATAGTTTATTTTATACAACAATTTTTAGTAAGCTTGATCTTAATAGTAATTGTAGCTATAAACAGTGCGATATCTATAAAAGTAAGTAATATAGCATTGAGTATTATAGTAATGCTTATAGGAGTACTAATTTATAACTTTATATATGGTATTATAACATTTACGGCATTCTGGTTTGGTAAAATAGAGGTATTTAGAGGGTTGATACTAGGTTTAGCGGAAAGCAAACAATATCCTTTAAACATTTTTCCAAATAAGATGAAAATAGTTTTAACATATATAGTTCCGATTGCATTTATATCGTATTATCCTGCTGTCATATTATTAGGCAAAATGAGCGTTAATTTTATGTTCTTTGTCAAGCTTTTTATTTTTTATTTTATAACGTTTGGTTTATTCATAAAGATATGGCGGTTAGGAATAAAAAGATATGAGTCAAATGGAGGATAA
- a CDS encoding spore coat protein CotJB, translating to MEHLQKRDLKILMEVDFSLLEINLFLDTHPNDETAIKLHNTLAQKRMQVRNDYVCKYGPLSNEDMSMCPWQYIEAPWPWNINFKSC from the coding sequence ATGGAACATTTACAAAAAAGAGATTTAAAAATTTTGATGGAAGTTGATTTTAGTTTGTTAGAAATCAATTTGTTTTTAGACACTCATCCAAATGATGAAACAGCAATTAAACTTCATAATACACTTGCTCAAAAAAGAATGCAGGTAAGAAATGATTATGTATGTAAATACGGACCTTTATCAAATGAAGATATGAGTATGTGTCCTTGGCAATATATTGAAGCTCCTTGGCCATGGAATATTAATTTTAAAAGCTGCTAA
- a CDS encoding efflux RND transporter permease subunit yields the protein MDNNENKAPLIVKISTQIVDKRNAFFLIYTILVIFCLFSRSWVNINDDITSYLPETTETRQGLIIMEEEFTTYGSAKIMISNITYEHALSIKEDLEAIEGVSEIKFDESEDHFKLASALFLITFEGEDKDEITQNAMKEVLAYIEDYDHYVSSTITEDSVASLEAEIKVVLIVAVFIILGVLFFTSKTYMEIPVLVLTFGVAAILNMGTHFFYGEISFISNSIAVVLQLALAIDYAIILCHRFTEERENLPAREAAIKALSKAIPEISSSSLTTISGLMALMFMQYRLGFDMGLVLIKALLFSLLVVFTLMPGLLMVFSNAMDKTVHKNFVPKITKWGNFVVKTKYIIPPLFIILVIGAFYLSNKTNYVYGYSTLTTVKQNESQIAKKKIDETFGSNNLLAVIVPAGNYELEGKLLRAFEELEITETTTGLANSKVDDRYYVTDKLNPRQFAELTDIDIEVSNLLYRAYAIEQGAYSKLVNGLDEYAVPLIDIFIFLYDQKEAGYFTLSDELETEITDLYEKLSEGKAQLESDNYSRLLLNLNMPEEGEIAFNWLDKIHDIAYQYYDNIYFAGATTSDNDLGIFFAKDNIIISVLSGLFVMIILLFTFKSSGLPVLLVLTIQGSIWINFSFPVIQNINIFFMSYLVVTSIQMGATIDYAIVITSRYMELKKCMPINEAMIESLNQAFPTIITSGTILASAGILIGRITSDYAIASIGTCLGRGTIISLILVMGVLPQTLLFGDKIIEKTAFVLKRRGLISTHRGSLRMNGRLQGYISGYVDGEIKGTIRGEVKGLVEVGSISDKNKALSAKEDENDEKIK from the coding sequence ATGGACAATAATGAAAACAAAGCACCATTGATAGTAAAAATTTCGACTCAGATTGTTGATAAAAGAAATGCCTTTTTTCTGATTTACACAATATTAGTTATCTTTTGTCTTTTTTCAAGGTCATGGGTAAATATCAATGACGATATTACATCATATTTGCCAGAAACTACTGAAACAAGACAGGGACTTATCATTATGGAAGAAGAATTTACAACTTATGGAAGCGCAAAGATTATGATATCAAACATTACTTATGAACACGCGTTAAGTATAAAAGAAGATTTAGAGGCTATAGAGGGTGTTTCAGAAATTAAGTTTGATGAAAGTGAAGATCACTTCAAATTAGCTTCAGCACTTTTTTTAATTACATTTGAAGGTGAAGATAAAGATGAAATAACTCAAAATGCTATGAAGGAAGTTCTTGCCTATATAGAAGATTATGATCATTACGTATCTAGTACCATTACGGAAGATTCTGTTGCTTCATTAGAGGCTGAAATAAAAGTGGTATTAATAGTTGCAGTATTTATAATACTAGGTGTTTTATTTTTTACATCTAAAACTTATATGGAAATACCTGTTTTGGTTCTTACTTTTGGTGTAGCAGCTATTTTAAATATGGGAACTCATTTCTTCTATGGAGAAATTTCTTTTATATCAAACTCAATTGCTGTTGTTTTACAGTTAGCATTAGCGATTGACTATGCAATTATTCTGTGTCATAGATTTACTGAAGAAAGAGAAAATCTACCAGCAAGAGAAGCAGCAATTAAAGCCTTGAGTAAAGCTATTCCAGAAATTTCATCAAGTAGCTTGACAACTATATCTGGTTTAATGGCATTGATGTTTATGCAATATAGACTAGGTTTTGATATGGGGCTAGTTTTGATTAAGGCTTTATTATTTAGTTTATTAGTTGTTTTTACTTTAATGCCAGGGCTTTTGATGGTATTTAGTAATGCAATGGATAAAACTGTACATAAAAACTTTGTACCTAAGATAACAAAATGGGGTAATTTTGTAGTAAAAACAAAATATATTATTCCACCATTATTTATTATCTTAGTTATAGGAGCGTTTTACTTGTCAAATAAAACAAATTATGTTTATGGCTATAGCACACTAACGACAGTAAAGCAAAATGAATCTCAAATTGCTAAGAAAAAAATAGATGAAACTTTTGGCAGTAATAATTTACTTGCTGTTATTGTACCAGCTGGTAATTATGAACTAGAAGGAAAGTTATTACGAGCATTTGAAGAATTAGAAATTACAGAAACAACCACTGGACTTGCAAACTCAAAAGTAGATGACAGATACTATGTTACAGACAAATTAAATCCAAGACAATTTGCTGAATTAACTGACATAGACATTGAAGTATCTAATTTACTTTACAGAGCTTATGCAATTGAACAAGGCGCATATAGTAAATTAGTTAATGGTCTAGATGAATATGCTGTACCATTAATCGATATTTTCATCTTCTTGTATGACCAAAAAGAAGCAGGGTATTTTACATTGAGTGATGAGTTAGAAACTGAAATAACTGATTTATATGAAAAATTAAGTGAAGGAAAGGCTCAATTAGAAAGTGATAATTATTCTAGATTATTACTTAATTTAAACATGCCTGAAGAAGGTGAAATAGCTTTCAATTGGCTGGATAAAATCCATGACATAGCGTATCAATACTATGACAATATTTATTTTGCTGGAGCTACTACCAGTGATAATGATTTAGGAATCTTTTTCGCAAAAGATAATATTATCATTAGTGTTTTATCTGGATTATTTGTAATGATTATTTTGTTATTTACATTTAAATCATCAGGTCTTCCGGTGCTATTGGTTTTAACCATACAAGGTAGTATTTGGATTAACTTTTCGTTTCCAGTTATTCAGAATATTAATATTTTCTTCATGAGTTATTTGGTTGTAACATCTATTCAAATGGGTGCAACTATAGATTATGCTATTGTAATAACCAGCCGTTATATGGAGCTAAAAAAATGTATGCCTATAAATGAAGCTATGATAGAATCTTTAAATCAAGCTTTTCCAACAATTATTACTTCAGGTACTATTTTGGCATCAGCTGGTATATTAATTGGTAGAATTACATCAGACTATGCTATTGCTTCTATTGGTACCTGTTTAGGAAGAGGTACAATTATTTCTCTGATTTTAGTTATGGGTGTTCTTCCTCAAACTCTACTGTTTGGTGATAAAATAATTGAAAAAACTGCATTTGTCTTGAAGCGAAGAGGACTTATATCAACACATAGAGGCAGTTTAAGGATGAATGGTCGGTTACAAGGCTACATTTCAGGTTATGTTGATGGAGAAATAAAAGGTACCATAAGAGGTGAAGTCAAGGGACTTGTTGAAGTTGGAAGTATATCAGATAAGAATAAAGCATTATCAGCGAAGGAGGATGAAAATGATGAGAAAATTAAATAG